In Niallia sp. FSL W8-0635, one genomic interval encodes:
- a CDS encoding Gfo/Idh/MocA family protein has product MISFSIIGGASFRAQYYLRIAQALPEQFRVSGMVVRNEEKRKFLEQKWNIPTYSNLPQLLEKENPDFVVLSVSGSALPDFMLQLGELGIPVLAETPPAPSIEALVTLHEKLTCRGAKVQIAEQYHLHPIQQARLSLIKSRKLGNVTQASVSISHFYHGVSLIRKMLGIGFENASIRGMRFEAPIVSGPDRSGPPKEEKIILAERDLAWLEFEGKLGIYDFTKDQHRSWIRSNHVSVRGDHGEIFDNRLAALSDYSTPAFLDLKRINKGEEENQEGYYLAGIMAGERWIYRNPFIPARLYDDEIAIASCLQKMGKYIAGGPSFYSLAEASQDQYLGLMMEKAILSQEIVKTVRQPWAEG; this is encoded by the coding sequence ATGATTTCATTCAGTATTATCGGTGGTGCGAGTTTTCGGGCTCAATATTATTTGAGAATTGCCCAGGCTCTACCCGAGCAATTTCGTGTAAGCGGAATGGTTGTGAGAAATGAGGAGAAAAGAAAATTTCTAGAACAAAAGTGGAATATTCCTACTTACAGCAATTTGCCTCAACTCTTGGAAAAAGAAAATCCTGATTTTGTCGTATTATCCGTAAGTGGTTCAGCACTTCCTGACTTTATGCTTCAATTGGGAGAGCTTGGTATCCCGGTATTAGCAGAAACGCCTCCTGCTCCATCAATAGAGGCATTAGTAACCCTTCACGAAAAACTTACTTGTAGAGGGGCTAAAGTTCAAATCGCTGAACAATATCATTTACATCCTATACAGCAGGCGAGGCTATCCCTTATTAAGTCTAGGAAATTAGGAAATGTTACACAGGCCTCTGTTTCCATTTCTCATTTTTATCATGGAGTAAGCTTGATAAGAAAGATGCTTGGAATTGGTTTTGAGAATGCAAGTATTAGAGGAATGAGGTTTGAAGCTCCCATCGTATCTGGCCCAGATCGAAGTGGCCCTCCAAAGGAAGAAAAAATCATTTTGGCTGAGCGCGACTTGGCTTGGCTTGAATTTGAAGGAAAACTAGGAATATATGACTTTACAAAAGATCAGCATCGTTCCTGGATTCGTTCCAATCATGTATCAGTACGTGGAGACCATGGGGAAATATTCGATAATCGTTTGGCAGCGTTGAGCGACTATTCAACACCTGCTTTCTTGGATTTAAAGCGGATTAACAAAGGAGAAGAAGAAAACCAAGAAGGATACTACCTAGCAGGCATCATGGCAGGTGAAAGATGGATTTATCGGAATCCTTTTATTCCTGCAAGACTCTATGATGATGAAATCGCCATCGCTTCTTGCTTGCAAAAAATGGGGAAATATATAGCAGGTGGTCCAAGCTTTTATAGCCTTGCTGAAGCCTCACAAGATCAATACCTGGGGCTAATGATGGAAAAGGCTATCCTTTCTCAGGAAATAGTTAAGACTGTTCGCCAACCATGGGCTGAAGGATAA
- a CDS encoding DNA-binding response regulator, with the protein MGFEEEYQAFFNAHLQARTGEQLRRLQEGHNQAEMLFLKQVWWPIFFHFKYLHPEYEVDDFKDGKRYLDFAYIRPGIRICIEIDGYGPHLKNISRWQFSDNLERQNQLVIDGWTVIRFSYDQVKEKPRRCQQIVQQVIGQWLGDELDQTSLSIVEKEVLRLVVRKGEAISPKEVEKYLKLSDKTVKKILAQLVEKKMLIPASGTKRVRSYRLGDLVKRPI; encoded by the coding sequence ATGGGATTTGAAGAAGAATATCAGGCCTTTTTTAATGCTCACTTGCAGGCGAGAACTGGTGAACAGTTACGGCGCCTACAAGAAGGTCACAATCAGGCTGAAATGTTGTTTTTAAAGCAAGTGTGGTGGCCAATATTTTTCCACTTTAAGTACCTTCACCCAGAATATGAAGTCGATGATTTCAAGGATGGCAAAAGGTATTTGGATTTCGCCTATATTCGTCCCGGCATCCGGATATGTATTGAAATCGACGGGTATGGCCCTCACCTAAAGAACATAAGTAGATGGCAATTTTCCGATAACCTGGAACGTCAAAATCAATTGGTGATTGATGGGTGGACTGTTATCCGATTTTCTTATGACCAAGTGAAAGAGAAGCCTCGTCGGTGCCAACAGATTGTTCAGCAAGTGATTGGCCAATGGCTGGGTGATGAACTAGACCAGACATCTTTGTCCATTGTCGAAAAGGAAGTACTTCGGTTAGTGGTACGAAAAGGAGAAGCTATATCTCCTAAAGAAGTCGAGAAGTATTTGAAGTTAAGTGACAAGACGGTGAAAAAAATACTTGCTCAACTAGTCGAAAAAAAGATGCTGATTCCTGCCTCCGGGACCAAGAGGGTTCGCTCTTATCGGTTGGGAGATTTAGTTAAACGCCCAATCTGA
- a CDS encoding sucrose-6-phosphate hydrolase, with protein sequence MTETLMQKAYNEVKKYRNKVINDPYRLRYHLMAPVGLLNDPNGLIQFKGVYHVFYQWNPFETTHGAKFWGHYTSEDMVHWREDPIALAPSEWYDRNGCYSGSAVESNGKLYLFYTGNVKQEDGTRETYQCLAVSENGIDFEKLGPVLRLPEHYTSHFRDPKVWKKDDLWYMVVGAQTLEEKGTVALFHSKDLYHWEEAGRIAGSEMDGLKDFGYMWECPDLIHLNGKDVLLVSPQGLKPDGDFFQNLFQSGYFIGELDYKRMKFQHGAFAELDRGFDFYAPQTFRDESGRTILYGWMGITDELEAYQPTIVNRWVHALTIPRELELHDGKIFQKPVKELKKLRKNKVVVETNKFEAISAELSIDFEKVGPFKISFRNEAYLSFESDRLTLERRNLKSGNLESRTCKIASVSKLQIFMDHSSLEIFINEGEEIFTARYFPNLNDAMISIEGEAKIKVIKWNLGNDGE encoded by the coding sequence ATGACAGAAACCCTTATGCAAAAAGCTTATAATGAAGTAAAAAAATATAGGAATAAAGTAATAAATGATCCTTATCGGTTACGCTATCATCTTATGGCGCCTGTTGGTTTGCTGAATGATCCCAATGGATTAATCCAATTTAAAGGGGTATATCATGTTTTTTACCAGTGGAATCCATTTGAAACGACACATGGAGCAAAATTTTGGGGGCACTATACATCGGAAGATATGGTCCACTGGCGGGAGGATCCAATTGCCTTGGCTCCAAGTGAATGGTATGACAGAAATGGCTGTTATTCTGGAAGTGCGGTAGAGTCGAATGGAAAACTGTATCTCTTTTATACAGGGAATGTGAAGCAAGAAGATGGGACTCGAGAAACGTATCAATGTCTTGCTGTTTCTGAAAATGGGATTGATTTTGAAAAGCTTGGCCCTGTATTAAGGCTTCCTGAACATTACACATCCCATTTTCGCGATCCGAAGGTATGGAAAAAGGATGACCTCTGGTATATGGTTGTTGGTGCACAAACATTGGAGGAAAAGGGGACAGTTGCCTTGTTCCATTCAAAAGACTTGTATCATTGGGAGGAAGCGGGGCGAATTGCTGGATCAGAGATGGATGGGTTGAAGGACTTTGGATATATGTGGGAATGTCCAGATTTAATTCATTTAAATGGTAAAGATGTTTTATTGGTATCTCCTCAGGGACTTAAGCCGGACGGTGATTTCTTTCAAAATTTGTTCCAATCTGGATATTTTATAGGGGAATTAGATTATAAGAGGATGAAGTTTCAGCATGGAGCATTTGCTGAACTTGACCGCGGCTTTGACTTCTATGCTCCGCAGACATTTAGGGATGAGTCAGGGAGAACGATTCTTTATGGCTGGATGGGAATCACCGATGAGTTGGAAGCATATCAGCCAACAATTGTTAATCGCTGGGTCCATGCTCTAACAATCCCCAGAGAATTAGAACTTCATGATGGGAAAATTTTTCAAAAGCCAGTGAAAGAATTGAAAAAGTTACGAAAAAACAAAGTAGTCGTAGAAACTAATAAATTTGAAGCTATTTCGGCGGAATTAAGTATAGATTTCGAAAAAGTCGGTCCATTTAAGATCTCATTTCGGAATGAAGCATATTTAAGTTTTGAATCAGATAGACTGACGTTAGAAAGAAGAAATTTAAAGTCAGGTAATCTAGAATCAAGAACCTGTAAAATTGCTTCTGTTTCTAAGCTGCAGATTTTTATGGATCACTCCTCATTGGAGATTTTTATCAATGAAGGTGAAGAGATATTCACTGCTCGGTATTTTCCAAATCTAAATGATGCCATGATTAGCATCGAAGGGGAAGCAAAAATTAAAGTGATCAAGTGGAATCTTGGGAATGATGGTGAATAA
- a CDS encoding sucrose-specific PTS transporter subunit IIBC yields MTENRKIAQDVIEAVGGKDNIQSVAHCATRLRVMVIDKEKINQEQVEQISKVKGAFYNSGQYQIIFGTGTVNKIYEEVMNLGLHTKSASDQKKEAVKSGTKFQRAIRTFGDVFVPIIPVLVATGLFMGIRGLVMQDQILALFGMKPEDISENFLLFTQILTDTAFIFLPALVAWSTFRVFGGTPIIGLILGLMLVSPSLPNAYDVAGGSVEALRFFDFIPVVGYQGSVIPAFIAGIIGAKLERAIRKRVPESLDLIVTPFVTLLVMIALGLLVIGPVFHTVEQGILDVATNVLSWPFGLAGLLIGGLNQLIVITGVHHVFNMLEIQLLAEFKNNPYNAIVTCSTAAQGGAALAVGLKTKSAKLKALALPSSFSAFLGITEPAIFGVNLRYGKPFIMALIGGGAGGFLASILGLKATGMAVTVIPGVLLYLNGQILQYILVNVVAIAVAFVLTWMFGYSDKEQEK; encoded by the coding sequence ATGACAGAAAATCGTAAAATTGCGCAAGATGTAATTGAGGCTGTTGGTGGCAAGGATAATATTCAATCAGTAGCACATTGTGCAACGAGACTTAGAGTCATGGTCATTGATAAAGAAAAAATTAATCAGGAACAAGTAGAACAAATTAGCAAAGTAAAGGGAGCGTTCTATAATTCCGGTCAGTATCAGATTATTTTTGGCACTGGAACAGTAAATAAAATATACGAAGAGGTAATGAACTTAGGACTTCATACAAAGTCTGCCTCGGATCAGAAAAAGGAAGCAGTAAAAAGTGGAACGAAATTTCAAAGAGCTATCCGCACATTCGGAGACGTGTTCGTACCAATCATTCCCGTTTTAGTTGCAACAGGACTGTTTATGGGTATCCGTGGCTTGGTAATGCAAGATCAAATATTAGCTCTCTTTGGAATGAAGCCGGAAGATATATCAGAAAACTTTTTACTATTTACACAGATATTAACCGATACCGCATTTATTTTCTTGCCAGCGCTTGTTGCCTGGTCCACGTTTAGAGTATTTGGGGGAACTCCAATTATTGGATTGATTCTAGGTCTTATGCTTGTATCACCTTCCTTGCCAAATGCCTATGATGTTGCAGGCGGCAGTGTGGAAGCACTTCGCTTCTTCGACTTTATTCCAGTAGTTGGTTATCAAGGTTCTGTGATACCAGCTTTTATCGCCGGTATTATTGGAGCAAAGCTTGAAAGAGCGATTAGAAAACGTGTTCCTGAATCATTAGATTTAATTGTTACACCGTTTGTAACGCTGCTTGTAATGATTGCACTTGGACTATTAGTGATAGGACCAGTTTTCCATACAGTCGAACAAGGAATCTTAGATGTAGCGACAAATGTTCTTTCATGGCCATTCGGATTAGCGGGACTATTAATTGGCGGATTGAATCAGTTGATTGTAATCACAGGTGTTCACCATGTATTCAATATGTTAGAAATTCAACTCCTTGCTGAATTCAAAAATAATCCTTACAACGCCATTGTAACGTGTTCGACTGCTGCACAGGGGGGAGCGGCTTTGGCAGTTGGATTAAAGACAAAATCTGCAAAATTAAAAGCTCTAGCTCTTCCATCATCATTTTCTGCATTTTTAGGAATTACCGAGCCAGCCATTTTCGGGGTAAATCTTCGTTATGGTAAACCATTTATTATGGCGCTGATTGGTGGTGGTGCAGGTGGATTTTTAGCTTCGATTCTTGGGCTAAAAGCAACTGGGATGGCAGTCACCGTAATTCCTGGTGTACTGCTGTATTTAAATGGACAGATATTACAATATATTTTAGTGAACGTCGTTGCAATTGCTGTTGCATTTGTACTGACTTGGATGTTTGGCTACTCAGATAAAGAACAGGAAAAATAG
- a CDS encoding LacI family DNA-binding transcriptional regulator → MATIKEIAERASVSRTTVSRVINNSGYVSEDAKSRVLKAIEETGYIPSEYAKSLRTKKTKVIGVILPKISTETSSRLVKGLDEVFAKEGYQILLTNTNLDPEKEIEYLRLLKSRHVDGIILSATIINEPLVEEINQLNIPFVTVGQHISGISNVLFDDYQASKDMVHLMIKKGYKEIAFIGVDEEDHSVGYLRKIGYLDAMKENNLPVEESWVQKGIFDVDSGYHCMSQIMKFSKQNPVAVLAVTDRLAIGAMQYIKEAGLSIPDEIAIAGMGDSELSRFISPPLTTIDFSMEYVGSEAAGLLLEQINGSNTEEIRKIKYRLIERSSI, encoded by the coding sequence ATGGCAACAATAAAAGAAATAGCTGAAAGGGCAAGTGTTTCACGCACAACCGTTTCAAGGGTCATAAATAATTCTGGTTATGTAAGTGAAGATGCAAAAAGTAGAGTATTAAAAGCAATTGAAGAGACTGGATATATCCCTAGTGAATATGCTAAATCTTTACGGACGAAGAAGACAAAAGTTATCGGTGTCATTCTTCCTAAAATTAGCACAGAAACATCGAGCCGCCTTGTAAAGGGATTGGACGAAGTATTTGCAAAAGAGGGCTATCAAATTCTCTTAACCAATACAAATCTTGATCCTGAAAAAGAGATTGAGTATTTAAGGTTGTTGAAAAGCAGACATGTTGATGGAATTATTTTATCTGCGACTATTATTAACGAGCCATTAGTAGAGGAAATTAATCAGTTGAATATCCCATTTGTAACCGTTGGGCAGCACATCTCTGGAATTTCCAATGTCTTGTTTGACGATTATCAGGCTTCGAAAGATATGGTTCATTTAATGATAAAAAAAGGGTATAAGGAAATTGCTTTTATTGGAGTAGACGAAGAGGACCATTCTGTAGGATATTTAAGGAAAATAGGTTACTTGGATGCAATGAAAGAAAATAATTTACCTGTAGAGGAAAGCTGGGTTCAAAAAGGAATATTTGATGTGGATTCTGGTTATCATTGTATGAGTCAAATTATGAAATTTTCTAAACAAAATCCCGTTGCAGTACTTGCTGTAACAGACCGTCTTGCTATTGGAGCTATGCAATATATTAAAGAAGCAGGGCTATCCATACCAGATGAAATAGCAATAGCAGGAATGGGCGATTCAGAACTTTCGAGATTTATTTCGCCTCCCTTAACTACAATAGATTTTTCGATGGAATATGTTGGAAGTGAAGCAGCTGGTTTATTGTTAGAACAAATAAATGGTAGTAATACTGAGGAAATTAGAAAAATAAAATATAGACTTATTGAACGTTCGAGTATATAA
- a CDS encoding TRM11 family SAM-dependent methyltransferase: MSKIRLVPNTFLYTFNYAEEEEHLCKLEVRSLFRANLHSFILESRMNIDPSRSPFIKGKIEVLFKGDTLEDLLKKVEAMPAWNSTYKVIGINYRDIDPLDKMGFEERKAIARQVGCLIPGVADLHHPEIVFAITKLKGKWYFGCYSENQGIWLIHQQKPHNYSTALTTRVARALVNIAVPELTGVKVIDPCCGIGTVLVEALSMGVNITGSDYNPLVMKGIRNNLAHFGLSGPVFLRDIRDITEMYDVAITDMPYNLCSVVSDKEKFEMLQCARRFAKKMVVVTTEDIDEILNEVDFEIVDRCEVKKGKFIRQIIVCC, from the coding sequence TTGAGCAAAATTAGGTTAGTGCCAAACACCTTTTTATATACATTTAATTATGCTGAAGAAGAAGAGCATTTATGTAAATTGGAAGTTCGTTCCCTATTTCGCGCTAACTTACATTCCTTTATATTAGAGAGCAGGATGAATATTGATCCAAGTAGGAGCCCTTTTATAAAAGGAAAAATAGAAGTTCTATTTAAGGGTGATACGTTGGAAGATCTATTAAAAAAGGTTGAAGCCATGCCTGCGTGGAATAGTACTTATAAGGTTATTGGCATCAATTATCGAGATATAGATCCCCTAGATAAAATGGGTTTTGAAGAAAGGAAAGCGATCGCTAGACAAGTTGGATGCCTGATTCCAGGTGTAGCGGATCTTCATCATCCTGAGATAGTTTTCGCGATTACCAAGTTAAAAGGAAAATGGTATTTCGGATGCTATTCGGAAAACCAAGGTATTTGGCTTATTCATCAACAAAAGCCTCACAATTACTCAACGGCATTAACGACAAGAGTGGCCAGAGCACTAGTGAATATTGCGGTTCCAGAATTAACTGGTGTTAAGGTGATTGATCCATGCTGTGGCATCGGGACAGTCTTGGTAGAGGCCTTATCGATGGGAGTTAATATAACAGGTAGTGACTACAATCCTTTAGTAATGAAAGGCATTCGTAATAATCTCGCACATTTTGGCCTTTCTGGACCAGTATTCTTAAGAGATATCAGAGACATAACAGAAATGTATGATGTTGCCATTACAGACATGCCTTATAACCTTTGCTCCGTCGTTTCAGATAAGGAGAAATTTGAAATGCTTCAATGTGCTCGTCGCTTTGCTAAAAAAATGGTCGTCGTGACAACGGAAGATATAGATGAAATATTAAATGAAGTAGATTTTGAAATAGTAGATCGGTGTGAGGTGAAAAAGGGGAAGTTTATACGACAAATAATCGTTTGTTGTTAA
- a CDS encoding DUF4179 domain-containing protein, whose translation MRDSRFKNISENIEVPIEDIKRAIQKGILSAEQIKQKRKKKKRITWAAIPLLAASLLFSVVSFPNQISHVLAKSPELNSAYLYFYDTVGRELIMQNAVTELNQTAESNGIKIKLTSVYYDGVEIGITGTMDGELKFNKGEEDEYSLDYNFFDGKGDSDPWLSNAQSQFSNTSKTHADFLITLDNPRGELAKDFTLPINIRAANLTLGTWKFDVPVKQLPITKLNVNETIHYPEYGVDINVKDFIQGKYNTSYSMSITQDNPDLEVDGREYSVPGKERNDYSQTIQSKEQRNGNEIKEISSNKLAAVTSDTKSITFYPTVTKIENTPRGILLKRGVTLVTSLSSAKVEILKAEETEEEIILTVQNFNTPKDMSFSELQSHMQYGFDISTINSNDGNEVFMNSTKIINGPNGKAELMDKKQSIFKVTLPKVNAGTTILDGKHYLYYDFGVYAETIELKPFTINLTK comes from the coding sequence ATGAGGGATTCTCGATTTAAAAACATAAGTGAAAATATTGAAGTTCCTATAGAGGATATAAAGCGAGCGATTCAAAAAGGGATTCTTTCTGCTGAACAAATCAAACAAAAACGGAAAAAGAAAAAACGAATCACGTGGGCGGCCATCCCACTTCTCGCAGCAAGTCTATTATTCTCAGTTGTCTCTTTTCCCAATCAAATTAGCCATGTACTAGCTAAATCACCAGAGCTAAACAGTGCGTATCTCTATTTTTATGATACGGTAGGGCGTGAATTAATTATGCAAAATGCAGTAACGGAATTAAATCAAACGGCAGAATCAAACGGGATTAAAATCAAATTAACGAGTGTTTATTATGATGGTGTCGAAATTGGAATTACAGGGACGATGGATGGGGAGTTAAAATTTAATAAAGGCGAAGAAGACGAATATAGTTTGGATTATAATTTTTTTGATGGAAAAGGTGATTCAGACCCGTGGTTAAGCAATGCACAATCACAGTTTTCTAACACTAGTAAAACACATGCAGATTTCTTAATTACATTAGATAATCCACGAGGAGAGTTAGCCAAAGATTTTACTTTACCAATTAATATTCGTGCCGCTAACTTAACGCTAGGCACATGGAAGTTTGATGTACCTGTCAAACAACTACCAATCACGAAATTAAATGTTAACGAGACCATTCATTATCCAGAGTATGGTGTTGATATTAATGTCAAAGACTTTATTCAAGGAAAGTATAATACAAGTTATTCCATGAGCATTACGCAAGATAATCCCGATTTAGAAGTGGATGGAAGAGAGTATTCCGTTCCAGGGAAGGAACGGAATGATTACAGCCAAACTATTCAATCAAAAGAACAGCGTAATGGCAACGAGATAAAGGAAATAAGTTCAAATAAATTGGCTGCTGTTACTAGTGATACAAAATCGATTACGTTTTATCCAACAGTTACAAAAATAGAAAATACACCAAGGGGCATTTTATTAAAAAGAGGTGTTACATTAGTAACTTCCCTTTCTTCTGCCAAAGTTGAAATTTTAAAAGCTGAAGAAACAGAAGAAGAGATAATTTTAACTGTTCAGAATTTCAATACACCAAAAGATATGAGTTTTAGTGAATTACAAAGTCACATGCAATATGGATTTGATATTTCCACAATTAATAGTAATGACGGAAATGAAGTATTTATGAATTCCACTAAGATTATTAATGGCCCAAATGGTAAAGCGGAACTCATGGATAAGAAGCAAAGTATATTTAAGGTCACGCTACCGAAGGTGAATGCTGGAACGACCATTTTAGACGGGAAACATTATCTTTATTATGATTTTGGGGTATATGCAGAAACAATAGAATTAAAACCATTTACGATTAATTTAACGAAATAA
- a CDS encoding sigma-70 family RNA polymerase sigma factor, with protein MNEFNFIEQAKKGDRKAFEQIFIAQNKQLYHIAYSYVHNREDALDIIQETACIAYLSINKLRKNEYFGTWLTRILINEAYKVLRKKKPNIVDLNDNEMDSIATLSDFGDNRMMIEVGLKGMRENYQTVIRLYYFQDYSIKEIADIMRRPESTVKTYLRRAKQKLRENLEEVSHEGFSI; from the coding sequence ATGAACGAATTTAATTTTATTGAACAAGCGAAAAAAGGTGATCGAAAAGCGTTTGAACAAATATTTATCGCGCAAAACAAACAGCTTTATCATATAGCATATTCATATGTACATAATCGGGAAGATGCTTTAGATATTATCCAAGAAACAGCGTGTATTGCTTATCTATCGATCAATAAGCTTCGCAAAAATGAATATTTTGGTACTTGGTTAACACGAATCTTAATCAATGAAGCTTATAAAGTATTGCGTAAGAAAAAACCTAACATAGTAGATCTTAATGATAACGAAATGGATAGTATCGCTACTTTATCAGATTTTGGTGATAATCGAATGATGATTGAGGTTGGTTTGAAAGGTATGAGAGAGAACTATCAGACAGTTATTAGATTATATTATTTCCAGGATTATTCTATTAAAGAAATTGCAGACATTATGCGTCGGCCGGAAAGTACGGTGAAAACATATTTACGAAGAGCAAAGCAAAAGTTACGTGAAAATTTAGAGGAGGTTAGTCATGAGGGATTCTCGATTTAA
- a CDS encoding S8 family serine peptidase: protein MNRYILFLTIISMLLTGLIACERSSTTSIESEVTDLEINHNQMDHSNMDHEEDDRPVPNTKGKEEVLQQEISNSVTYWHQQKIKGSNIKVAVLDTGIDIENKDLKYVKGVNFVGENNDNFVDENGHGTKISGIIGARENKYNLLGISPNTDLYIGKVADKNGNVKVENLVKGIEWAIKQNVDIINISLEFPEGDKELLNVIRKAYNNNIIIISSSGNINYPGDVHTAYPGAYPEVISVGMLNVDGGIFSDEFKQKDVDVFAPGEDIFSTYFNDKMTLDTGVSFATAYTTGYAALLLQSYQEKDIKYNMSMVKKDLKEYLESKIL, encoded by the coding sequence ATGAATAGATATATATTGTTTCTTACTATAATTTCTATGTTATTAACAGGTTTAATAGCTTGTGAACGGAGTTCTACTACCTCTATTGAAAGCGAAGTAACTGATTTAGAAATAAATCATAATCAGATGGACCATTCTAACATGGATCATGAAGAGGATGATAGGCCAGTTCCAAATACTAAGGGTAAAGAAGAAGTTCTTCAACAAGAAATATCTAATTCCGTTACTTACTGGCACCAACAAAAAATTAAAGGGTCTAATATTAAGGTTGCTGTGTTAGATACGGGAATAGATATTGAAAATAAGGATTTGAAATATGTAAAGGGCGTTAATTTTGTTGGGGAAAATAACGATAACTTTGTAGATGAAAATGGCCATGGTACCAAAATATCGGGTATAATTGGAGCGCGTGAGAATAAATATAATTTGCTCGGAATTTCTCCTAATACCGATCTGTATATAGGAAAAGTGGCAGATAAAAACGGTAATGTAAAGGTTGAAAATTTGGTAAAAGGCATTGAATGGGCAATTAAGCAAAATGTAGACATAATAAATATTAGCTTGGAATTCCCTGAAGGTGATAAGGAATTACTTAATGTAATTAGGAAAGCGTATAATAATAATATTATTATTATATCTTCATCCGGAAATATAAACTATCCAGGTGATGTACATACAGCTTATCCAGGTGCCTATCCAGAAGTCATTAGTGTTGGGATGTTAAACGTAGATGGTGGGATTTTTTCAGATGAATTCAAGCAAAAGGATGTCGATGTCTTTGCTCCTGGTGAAGATATATTTTCAACGTACTTTAATGATAAAATGACATTAGATACGGGAGTATCATTTGCAACTGCATATACTACAGGGTATGCTGCGCTTTTGTTACAAAGTTATCAAGAAAAAGACATAAAATATAACATGAGTATGGTTAAAAAAGATTTAAAGGAATATCTGGAATCCAAAATACTATAA
- a CDS encoding recombinase family protein codes for MYCELNDIELVEIYTDDLKSAKSLEGRDGFKDMHNNVLSSKDDVDYIIIFKQDLISQDTLDTLYIMKRLNSLDKHLISIADNVNTEDPSAKILVHVLALVAELVNLSI; via the coding sequence ATATACTGTGAATTAAATGATATTGAGTTAGTTGAAATATATACTGATGACCTTAAATCAGCTAAATCATTAGAAGGTAGAGATGGATTTAAGGATATGCACAATAATGTACTTAGTTCAAAAGATGATGTAGACTACATTATTATTTTCAAACAAGACCTAATTTCACAAGATACCCTAGATACTTTATATATTATGAAACGACTAAACTCATTGGACAAACACCTTATATCAATCGCTGACAATGTTAATACAGAAGATCCTTCTGCAAAAATTCTTGTACATGTGTTAGCTTTAGTCGCAGAACTCGTGAATTTATCAATATGA